One Penicillium oxalicum strain HP7-1 chromosome III, whole genome shotgun sequence genomic region harbors:
- a CDS encoding Isocyanide synthase B, with amino-acid sequence MLSNTITITPSIETRVIEPLQTFDTSRRVSFPATISHDTLSWARKKAASEALVERIAEIIASYRISGPDDRYDDVYKPKLLETLRYFVSRQEPINMLVPAYPCKSPNRDEKVLGPEPDVGERMSLEHFNSMGARIQQIYPPGGHVTIFSDGCCYNDLLGVSDEEVFRYAEGLHRIADRLGLKHLKWSDPFDLMEGPHSVPVTEEEYASSIGPLKEHMFTAYLPAGYDFDEALKTDPNATLTYRGYIRFLMDDLASFFREQKMSKSAVKKYCSTVARSMITRGKALAALVAQVSPLHVRLSIHASNNTDKLSVTLLPHKRYSAFPVTPWHNTPYLDTDSDSLSLGRKPTNGDIPYRLCQDELGLNFLCADVPMYRVIETPDGPTLTQAQPVQMHPLYPFGLKIIVPKDTSISQFRLEAVAELAKVHSPIIIEGLDPMQYTTEIADDFRLVAGGGLSLSILHEGVVTTKTTNRPNTSAQANELAPRSYFVQVSAATGDDAQSAQHPFLKAAAALDDVRYRVLHRWQEGHAIVSDHRVALPVHLSPSSLRVVRAGL; translated from the coding sequence ATGCTGTccaacaccatcaccatTACTCCCAGCATCGAAACACGGGTCATCGAGCCCCTGCAGACCTTTGATACCTCTCGCCGAGTGAGTTTCCCGGCAACCATCAGTCATGATACGTTGTCGTGGGCTCGCAAGAAGGCTGCCAGTGAAGCCCTCGTTGAACGCATCGCGGAGATCATCGCCTCATACCGCATCAGCGGACCCGACGACCGGTATGACGACGTATACAAGCCCAAGCTGCTCGAGACGCTGCGATATTTCGTCTCCCGTCAGGAACCCATCAACATGCTGGTTCCGGCATACCCTTGCAAGAGCCCCAACCGGGATGAGAAGGTGTTGGGTCCCGAGCCCGACGTGGGCGAGCGCATGTCCCTCGAGCACTTCAACTCGATGGGTGCCCGCATTCAGCAGATCTACCCTCCCGGTGGTCATGTCACCATCTTCAGCGACGGATGCTGCTATAACGACCTGTTGGGGGTGTCTGACGAAGAGGTCTTCCGATATGCCGAGGGTTTGCACCGTATCGCGGACCGGCTGGGGCTGAAGCATCTCAAGTGGTCCGACCCCTTTGACCTGATGGAGGGTCCACACAGCGTCCCCGTCACTGAGGAGGAATATGCCAGCAGCATCGGTCCGCTCAAGGAGCACATGTTCACGGCGTACCTGCCCGCGGGGTATGACTTTGACGAGGCTCTCAAGACCGACCCGAATGCCACCCTGACGTATCGGGGCTATATCCGGTTTCTCATGGACGACCTCGCCTCGTTCTTCCGGGAACAGAAGATGAGCAAGAGTGCCGTCAAGAAGTACTGTTCCACCGTCGCCCGCAGTATGATCACTCGTGGCAAGGCCCTGGCGGCTCTCGTCGCCCAGGTGTCTCCCTTGCACGTCCGTCTCTCCATCCACGCCAGCAACAACACGGACAAACTCTCGGTCACGCTGCTGCCGCACAAGCGATACAGCGCCTTCCCCGTGACTCCCTGGCACAACACCCCTTACCTGGACACAGACAGCGACTCGCTCAGTCTGGGCCGCAAACCGACCAACGGAGACATTCCCTACCGTCTCTGCCAGGATGAACTGGGCCTCAACTTCCTCTGTGCCGATGTGCCCATGTACCGGGTCATCGAGACTCCCGACGGCCCCACCCTGACCCAAGCTCAACCGGTCCAGATGCACCCGTTGTATCCCTTTGGTCTCAAGATCATCGTCCCCAAGGACACCTCCATCAGTCAGTTCCGCCTCGAGGCCGTCGCCGAGCTCGCCAAGGTGCACtcccccatcatcatcgaggGACTGGACCCCATGCAATACACCACGGAGATCGCCGATGATTTCCGCCTCGTGGCCGGTGGTGGACTGTCGTTGAGTATCCTGCACGAGGGTGTTGTGACGACCAAGACCACGAACCGACCAAACACCAGTGCCCAGGCGAACGAGTTGGCGCCCAGGTCGTATTTCGTGCAGGTTTCCGCCGCCACGGGCGACGATGCGCAGTCGGCGCAGCATCCCTTCCTCAAGGCGGCCGCGGCCCTGGACGATGTGCGGTACCGAGTGTTGCACCGCTGGCAGGAGGGCCATGCCATTGTCTCGGACCACCGTGTGGCATTGCCTGTGCATCTGAGTCCGTCCAGCTTGAGGGTGGTGCGCGCGGGTCTGTAA